Proteins from a genomic interval of Rubinisphaera italica:
- the rplA gene encoding 50S ribosomal protein L1, with amino-acid sequence MAKRSRRMQELRAKAESLGTVNLEKAVAELKTMESSLKTGTKPCKFDQTVEVAIRLGIDSRQADQLVRGSIVLPHGIGKAQRVIVFAKGDAAAAAKAAGADEVGEKDLADKILKENWLDFDVAIASPDMMGVVGPLGRVLGPRGLMPSPRAGTVTQDVANAVKEYKAGKVEFRNDSSGNVHCVVGKMSFSEEQLKENIEAFLQHVQSLKPNAQKGVYVRNVALSSTMGPGISVAV; translated from the coding sequence ATGGCTAAACGTTCAAGACGCATGCAGGAATTGCGAGCCAAAGCGGAATCGCTTGGCACGGTCAATCTGGAAAAAGCAGTCGCAGAATTGAAGACCATGGAGTCTTCACTGAAAACAGGTACGAAGCCTTGTAAGTTTGATCAAACAGTCGAAGTTGCGATTCGCCTTGGGATTGATTCCCGGCAGGCTGATCAGCTCGTTCGAGGTTCAATTGTTTTGCCGCACGGTATTGGTAAGGCTCAGCGGGTGATTGTTTTTGCCAAGGGTGATGCAGCGGCTGCCGCAAAGGCTGCCGGGGCAGACGAGGTCGGCGAAAAAGACCTGGCTGACAAGATTCTCAAAGAGAACTGGCTCGACTTTGATGTCGCGATTGCCTCTCCGGATATGATGGGAGTTGTTGGTCCACTCGGGCGAGTTCTCGGGCCTCGTGGCTTGATGCCATCTCCGCGAGCGGGCACTGTCACGCAGGATGTGGCTAATGCGGTGAAAGAGTACAAAGCAGGTAAGGTTGAGTTCCGAAATGATTCCAGCGGCAATGTTCATTGCGTAGTTGGGAAGATGTCATTTTCGGAAGAGCAATTGAAAGAGAATATAGAAGCGTTTCTTCAGCACGTTCAGTCGTTGAAGCCGAATGCTCAAAAAGGTGTTTATGTCCGTAATGTGGCTCTCTCGAGCACGATGGGTCCTGGGATTTCCGTTGCTGTTTAG
- the rpmG gene encoding 50S ribosomal protein L33: MAREYVWLECTETGMRNYRVPKEMRGTERLELMKYCPKLRRHTTHKESRKK, translated from the coding sequence ATGGCTCGTGAGTATGTCTGGTTGGAATGCACTGAGACAGGCATGCGTAATTATCGTGTGCCTAAAGAGATGCGTGGTACCGAACGCCTGGAGCTGATGAAGTACTGCCCAAAACTCCGAAGGCATACGACTCACAAAGAATCTCGCAAGAAATAA
- the rplJ gene encoding 50S ribosomal protein L10, which yields MSKFVKEMVMQDIESRLDGTRDVLVVDSSRMDAISDNGFRQAMQEKNVHLLTVKNSLARKVLGEAGAALGEVLKGPSTLVWGGEDIVALSKEVTKWAKKIEPLQVKGASVEGQPLDTKGVEKLSKSPGRAELISQIAGLILSPGGQLAGALLGPGGKLAGCVKAVEEKAEA from the coding sequence ATGAGCAAATTTGTCAAAGAGATGGTCATGCAGGATATCGAGTCTCGTCTGGACGGGACCCGTGATGTTTTGGTTGTGGATTCATCTCGAATGGATGCGATTTCGGATAACGGTTTTCGCCAGGCAATGCAGGAAAAGAATGTGCATTTGCTGACGGTCAAGAATTCATTGGCCCGCAAGGTGCTCGGTGAGGCGGGAGCCGCTCTGGGTGAAGTCCTGAAGGGGCCATCGACTCTTGTGTGGGGCGGCGAAGATATTGTTGCCTTGTCCAAAGAGGTCACCAAATGGGCAAAAAAAATCGAACCGTTGCAGGTGAAAGGGGCCAGCGTTGAAGGCCAGCCTCTGGACACAAAGGGTGTCGAGAAACTTTCCAAAAGCCCGGGTCGAGCAGAATTGATTTCACAAATCGCTGGTCTGATTCTCAGCCCTGGTGGCCAGTTGGCAGGAGCCCTGTTGGGGCCTGGCGGCAAGCTGGCAGGCTGCGTGAAGGCTGTCGAGGAAAAAGCCGAGGCTTAA
- the rplL gene encoding 50S ribosomal protein L7/L12, protein MATAEATTEFSEETKGLGDQIVGLTLLQAKQLADYLKEVHGIEPAGGGVMMAAPAGGGDDGGGAAAAEKTEFDVILTGFGDQKIGVIKAVRAITGLGLKEAKDTVEGAPKPLKEGVSKEDAEKIKADIEAAGGTAEIK, encoded by the coding sequence ATGGCGACAGCCGAAGCAACAACAGAATTTTCAGAGGAAACTAAAGGCCTGGGCGATCAGATTGTCGGTTTGACATTGCTGCAAGCCAAACAACTGGCTGATTATCTCAAAGAAGTCCACGGCATTGAGCCTGCCGGTGGCGGTGTGATGATGGCTGCTCCAGCAGGTGGTGGCGATGATGGCGGCGGAGCTGCTGCAGCTGAGAAAACCGAGTTTGATGTCATTTTGACTGGCTTCGGCGATCAGAAAATCGGCGTCATCAAGGCTGTCCGTGCAATTACCGGACTCGGTTTGAAAGAAGCCAAAGATACTGTTGAAGGAGCTCCAAAGCCCCTCAAAGAAGGTGTCTCGAAAGAAGATGCTGAAAAAATCAAGGCTGATATTGAAGCTGCCGGCGGAACTGCAGAAATCAAGTAA
- the rplK gene encoding 50S ribosomal protein L11 yields MAKQLVKVIKVQVVGGQATPAPPVGTALGPHGVNIGQFVQQFNEKTKEFAGVTIPVVISVYNDRSFDFVTKSPPAAVLLKQAAQIAKGSGNPLANKVGRVTQSQLEDIAKTKLDDLNVKDVQQASRMIAGTARSMGLEIVD; encoded by the coding sequence ATGGCTAAGCAGCTTGTCAAGGTGATTAAGGTACAGGTCGTCGGTGGTCAGGCCACTCCGGCTCCGCCGGTTGGTACGGCTCTGGGGCCTCATGGGGTGAATATTGGTCAGTTCGTTCAGCAGTTTAACGAGAAGACCAAAGAGTTCGCTGGCGTGACAATTCCTGTTGTGATTTCGGTCTACAATGATCGCTCTTTTGATTTTGTCACTAAGAGTCCACCAGCAGCAGTTCTGCTGAAGCAGGCTGCTCAAATTGCCAAGGGGTCAGGTAATCCTCTGGCAAATAAGGTCGGTCGTGTTACACAGTCGCAGCTTGAAGATATCGCTAAGACAAAGCTGGATGACCTGAACGTCAAAGATGTGCAGCAGGCATCACGAATGATTGCGGGTACTGCTCGCAGTATGGGTCTGGAAATTGTTGATTAG
- the tuf gene encoding elongation factor Tu, with protein MAKQVFERTKPHVNVGTIGHIDHGKSTLTAALVQVQAAKGLAKSLSYAEITKGGTVRDDSKTVTIAVSHVEYESVGRHYAHIDCPGHADYVKNMITGAAQMDGAILVVSAADGPMPQTREHILLARQVNVPALVVFLNKCDLVDDEELLELVEMEVRELLSKYDFPGDDITIVRGNAKAALENPSDEASGACIQNLLDALDNDIPEPSRESDKPFLMAVEDVFSIKGRGTVATGRIERGVVNVGDKVQVIGLRDTQETTVTGVEMFNKTLDSGMAGDNVGLLLRGVEKDDIERGQCLAKAGTITPHFRFECEVYVLSKEEGGRHTPFFSGYRPQFYFRTTDVTGAAKLLGGAEMCMPGDNVALEVELQKPIAMDEGSRFAIREGGRTVGSGVVTKILE; from the coding sequence ATGGCTAAGCAAGTCTTTGAGCGTACAAAACCTCACGTTAATGTGGGAACTATTGGTCACATCGATCACGGCAAGAGCACACTGACAGCTGCCCTGGTTCAGGTTCAGGCTGCCAAGGGGCTGGCGAAATCTCTCAGTTATGCGGAAATCACCAAGGGTGGTACCGTGCGAGATGATTCGAAGACTGTGACAATCGCAGTGAGTCACGTGGAATACGAATCGGTCGGTCGTCACTATGCACATATCGATTGCCCGGGTCACGCCGACTATGTCAAAAACATGATTACCGGTGCTGCTCAGATGGACGGGGCGATTCTCGTTGTGTCTGCTGCTGATGGTCCGATGCCTCAGACTCGCGAGCATATCCTGCTGGCTCGTCAGGTGAACGTGCCTGCTCTGGTTGTCTTTCTTAATAAGTGTGACCTGGTCGACGATGAAGAGTTGCTTGAGTTGGTCGAAATGGAAGTTCGTGAGCTTCTCAGCAAGTACGACTTCCCTGGCGATGACATCACAATTGTACGCGGAAATGCAAAAGCGGCATTGGAAAATCCTTCTGATGAGGCTTCTGGTGCTTGTATTCAGAATCTGCTCGACGCGCTGGATAACGATATTCCAGAGCCTTCGCGTGAGTCTGATAAGCCATTTCTGATGGCCGTCGAGGACGTCTTTTCGATCAAAGGTCGCGGTACTGTGGCGACTGGTCGTATCGAACGTGGCGTGGTCAATGTTGGTGATAAGGTGCAGGTTATTGGTCTGAGGGACACTCAGGAAACCACTGTGACTGGGGTTGAGATGTTCAATAAAACACTCGACTCCGGAATGGCTGGCGATAATGTTGGCTTGCTGTTGCGTGGTGTTGAAAAAGATGACATTGAACGTGGGCAGTGTCTGGCAAAGGCTGGCACGATCACTCCTCACTTCCGCTTTGAGTGTGAAGTTTACGTTCTGAGTAAAGAGGAAGGTGGTCGTCATACACCGTTCTTCAGTGGCTATCGCCCACAGTTCTACTTCCGCACAACGGACGTGACTGGTGCAGCAAAGTTGCTCGGCGGTGCAGAAATGTGTATGCCGGGCGATAATGTGGCCTTGGAAGTTGAGCTGCAGAAGCCAATCGCCATGGACGAAGGAAGCCGTTTCGCTATTCGCGAAGGTGGCCGAACTGTCGGTTCTGGTGTTGTTACTAAGATTCTCGAGTAG
- the nusG gene encoding transcription termination/antitermination protein NusG gives MDDLDIDNSKIPSRDDEAASGKPDMLWYVLKVQSNRERTIRDALLRRIKRDHLDEYFGEIIIPTERIVETKSGKKRVREQRLYPGYIMIQMILNDDSWYLVRDTGGVGDFTGSAGKPIPMREEEIVRMLGQEETKEEEPTKVKINLGVGDTVKIGEGTFESFEGSIEAIDDASGKISVLIEIFGRPTPVELEHWQVEKI, from the coding sequence ATGGATGATCTGGATATCGACAATTCGAAAATTCCTTCACGGGATGATGAAGCTGCCTCAGGCAAGCCAGATATGCTCTGGTATGTGCTGAAGGTGCAGTCGAATCGTGAACGCACCATTCGTGATGCGTTGTTGCGTCGAATTAAGCGGGATCATCTCGATGAATATTTTGGCGAGATCATTATACCGACAGAGAGAATCGTAGAGACGAAGAGTGGAAAGAAGCGGGTCCGAGAGCAGCGTCTTTATCCTGGCTATATCATGATTCAGATGATCCTGAATGATGACTCTTGGTATCTGGTGCGGGATACCGGAGGGGTTGGTGACTTTACTGGCTCTGCCGGCAAGCCAATTCCAATGCGGGAAGAGGAAATTGTCCGCATGCTTGGGCAGGAAGAGACTAAGGAGGAAGAGCCCACTAAGGTTAAAATCAACCTGGGTGTTGGCGATACAGTCAAGATTGGCGAAGGGACCTTTGAGAGCTTCGAAGGCTCCATTGAGGCCATTGATGACGCCAGTGGAAAAATTAGTGTATTGATTGAAATCTTCGGCCGACCAACTCCTGTTGAGTTGGAGCATTGGCAGGTTGAGAAGATTTAG
- the secE gene encoding preprotein translocase subunit SecE: MSKSKSSSGLLAEMFSASLYKRAQGQQVRQVTGLAIAAVFIVAAWTMKINLLSGLDPNLQLIIPTVTGALGCWFAYRIVNYPRAADFLISVQGEMEKVSWPTWPQLWRATIVVLVVMVFLAVSLFAFDVIWQFVFTQVGFLKV, translated from the coding sequence ATGTCGAAATCTAAGTCGTCGTCTGGTTTGCTTGCAGAAATGTTTTCAGCCAGTCTGTACAAGCGAGCTCAGGGCCAGCAGGTTCGTCAGGTTACTGGTCTGGCCATTGCTGCGGTCTTCATAGTTGCTGCCTGGACGATGAAAATCAACCTGCTCAGTGGCCTTGATCCAAATCTGCAACTAATTATCCCGACAGTTACCGGGGCTTTGGGGTGCTGGTTTGCGTATCGTATTGTTAATTACCCTCGTGCAGCTGATTTTTTGATTTCTGTGCAAGGGGAAATGGAGAAAGTTTCGTGGCCAACCTGGCCACAGTTATGGCGAGCTACCATTGTGGTGCTCGTTGTTATGGTCTTTCTGGCGGTCTCACTCTTTGCCTTCGATGTTATCTGGCAGTTTGTGTTTACCCAGGTGGGCTTTCTGAAGGTCTGA